In one Arachis duranensis cultivar V14167 chromosome 9, aradu.V14167.gnm2.J7QH, whole genome shotgun sequence genomic region, the following are encoded:
- the LOC107465400 gene encoding F-box protein At1g55000, with the protein MGCCCDEDDGDILRQLMNNSSSTSPRSSSSSSSSSPFSTVISPMNSHFPALSSTDILRTIFQKLPVPDLARAACVSRLWSSVASDRDILTAAFLAPWNLKAVVGNPISGSFWRDNTLAKFAISHRIVRGDSVASLAVKYSVQVMDIKRLNNMMSDHGIYSRERLLIPLSSPDILINRTCFIELDVYAKREVAVLYPNDVPDTKSANISVRISSELSKKRVVDSLKRSMQVDNETAQYYWSISNGDPRAAFAEFSADLQWDRQVEHRA; encoded by the exons ATGGGCTGTTGCTGCGATGAAGACGACGGTGACATTCTCAGACAACTCATGAACAACTCTTCTTCCACCTCAccacgttcttcttcttcttcttcttcttcttctcccttctcCACCGTCATCTCACCTATGAACTCCCACTTCCCCGCCCTCTCATCCACCGACATCCTCCGCACCATCTTCCAGAAGCTTCCCGTCCCCGACCTCGCTCGCGCCGCCTGCGTCTCCCGTCTCTGGAGCTCCGTCGCCTCTGACAGAGACATCCTCACCGCCGCATTTCTCGCTCCATGGAATCTCAAGGCCGTCGTTGGGAATCCAATTTCTGGAAGCTTCTGGAGAGACAACACCCTCGCCAAGTTCGCCATCTCCCATCGAATTGTCCGCGGTGACAGCGTCGCCAGCCTCGCCGTCAAGTACTCCGTTCAG GTTATGGACATAAAACGCCTGAACAACATGATGAGTGATCATGGGATATACTCAAGGGAACGGttattaatcccacttagtagCCCTGACATTCTTATTAACAGAACATGCTTTATTGAGCTGGATGTCTATGCTAAAAGAGAAGTAGCTGTGTTGTATCCGAACGATGTACCAGACACAAAGAGTGCCAATATATCAGTCAGGATATCCTCGGAATTGAGCAAGAAAAGGGTGGTTGATTCCTTGAAGAGGAGCATGCAAGTTGATAATGAAACTGCTCAGTACTACTGGTCTATTTCGAATGGCGATCCCCGAGCTGCCTTTGCTGAATTTTCTGCTGACCTTCAGTGGGATAGGCAAGTCGAGCATCGTGCCTAG